The genomic region GGACGGGCAAGCAGACCCGGACCGGGTGCTTGCCTTCGTCGAGTACGTCCACGAACTTGTGATCGACCTCGCTGAGCGCTACGAGGACGGAGAATCGGGCCGACGACTCCGCCGAGAGTTCCTCGACGAGAACAAGTGGCGCGCGATCCGCCACGGCCAGTCCGCGGACCTGCTGTCGCGTGATCTCTCGACCACACGCTCGGTCGAGGAGCTAGTCGAAATCGAGAGTGACCGACTGGATATCGATGGGCTGTGGGAGCTGTACGACCGCGAAAGCGGTGCAAAGCGACAGCGCCGGCTTCGCTCGGAGGAGGGCGTCATGGCGCTTGCGGACTCACTGCGACTGGCCTGACCTGGGAGCGGAACCGGCTGATTGACACGGCAGAGAGCCATAGCCAAGGTTTTTATCCAGCTGTAGCTTTTGTCCTCACAGAGACAACGTATGTCTGCAGACGACAACGACCACGACGACCTGGAGGACACAGACGATGTCCGTGACCGAATCGAGCAGGAGGCAGATCGCGCGGTCGAGCAGTTCGACGAAGGGATTGTCGACCTGCTAGCGTGGGTCCTCGACACGGAGACGCGGGCGCGGATCTACGTTCACCTGCGACAGCAGCCCGAAAGCACCAGCGAGGAGATAGCCGAGGGGACCGGCCTGTATCCGAGCACTGTCCGCGAGGCCCTGGCCGCGCTCACCGAGGAAGAGGTTGTAACGCGTCAAAAGCGTGAGAGCGACGGTGCGGGCAACAACCCCTACGAGTACAGTGCCATCTCGCCGAGCGACCTCGTCAACACCATCGTCGGTGACATCCAGTCGGAACTGAACACGGTGTTCAACCTCGACGATCACATCGGCGGCGAAACGACACTAGAACCTGACGACGAGCCGGTTACGATCTCTGTCGAGGATGCGAACGACGACGACACAAGCGAGGAGAGTGGCAGCGAAGAGGACGGGTCCGAGAACGAAAACGACGACGCCGACGTGTAGTCAACCCCGTCTCCAGCAGGCTGTTTCGCAAGTCGATATTACTAAACCTGCCCGTGCCGTTGCCCGGGATATGAATGTCGCGCTGGGGGGAACGTTCGACCCGATTCACGACGGCCACCGCGCGCTGTTCGAACGCGCATTCGAACTCGGGGACGTGACAGTTGGCCTCACCAGCGACGACCTCGCGCCGAAGACGCGCCACGACCAGCGCCACGTTCGCCCGTTCAGCGAACGGCAATCCGCACTCGCCGACGAACTCGCGACGCTCGCCGCTGAGAAAGGGCGCGAGTGGGAGGTCCGGGAACTCACCGAGCCAACCGGCATCGCCACAGAGCCGCAGTTCGACACGCTCGTTGTCTCGCCCGAGACGGAGACTGGCGGCCGCCGCATCAACGAAATCCGCGAGGAACGAGGTCACGACCCGCTCGAAATCGAAGTCGTCCCGCACGTCCGCGCCGAGGACGGCGACATCATTTCTTCGACCCGGATCGTCAAGGGCGAAATCGACGAACACGGGAACCTCACGCCGAACCGCACTGGTCGTCAAAACCTTCCGTAGCTACCAGCCCGGCGCTTCGAGTCCGGCTGTCTCCAGCAGGTCCTTCCAGCGTTGCTGAATCGTCAACCGGGAGACGCCCGTCGCCTCTGCGACGGCTGACTGGGAGCGCTCCTCACCGGCAACCAAGGCACCGACGTACACGCTGGCCGCCATCGTCGCCTGTTTCGACCGGTCCTCCTCCGGGACTGTCGAGAGAAACAGATCGACCGCGTGGGACCGCGCCGCCGTCCCGAGGTCGAGCCTGTCCGACGCCGCCTCGATATCGGAGAGCCACTCTTTGTGCTCGATTCGGTTGCTGGCGCGGTACATACGAGTTCGTTGTCCCCCATCCTACCTAAACCTTCGTCGCCCGCAAGCGAAGGGTTCTTGATGCCAACGCGGATATCGACTGGTGCGCGCGGGTTGCCGAGCCAGGCCAAAGGCGTAGCGCTTAGGACGCTATCCCGTAGGGGTCCGCCGGTTCGAATCCGGTCCCGCGCATGAGCGAACGAAGTGAGCGAAGAGCAGGACCGGAACGAACCCTGCAAGGAACGCGCAGCGAACTGCTGTGAGCGAGCATTTCTTGCTCCGGTTCGAATCCGGTCCCGCGCATTTTGCGGCGAACAACTCGTGAGCCGCAAATGGGTGCTGAGGATTCTAAGCACGGAACGAGCGAACGGAGTGAGCGACGTTCAGGCGGTTCGAATCCGGTCCCGCACACTATGTGTCTCTACCTCGTCCCGTGGTTTTCTGACTCATCCGACGATATTTGATTGCGGAGTACGGTGCCAGAAGTTTCAAAATCTCTATTCGTGTTGCGACCAGTCGCATAATATAGTCTCATTCTGAAAACGAGATGTTTCAAGTTACTTTCACGAGTGCGGGTGTGGAATTGCATTGTTAGACCGAGGTTCGCGTATCCTCTGGCCTAATTTGTCGGCTGAGAAAAAATTTAATATGCTGGCATTTGAGCGTCTCCACAATGGCAATTGTTAGCAAGGTAATCAGCTTAGACCCAAAGCGGAGCCAAGACATTAAACCAACTTCTGGAGGGATAGAAATAACATCAATTGTAACTGAAAATGATATTGGTGTGAAATTTATTAATCATCAAGGCGACGAAACGGAGGTTGGACTTAAGGGGGGGTCGGAACTTGATACTAGCATTTTAATTGATTCGGAAACTTATATTGCAGTTGAGTCAACACACAACTCTGATGAGCGGTCCGCGTTCCTCAGTATGGAGAAATAAAAATGCCTGTCACCGCAATCGACTGGATTGACTCCGTAGATGAAGTAGAGACTACTACTATAGGCGGCGAGACGGAGGTGATACTATACACTGAGGAGGAGGACCCCCTCACAATTCGCCACAGGGTATCTCTTTCCGATTTCAAGAAGATATTTAAATCCGTCTTTGATACTGCAGAATCAGTCGAAAGCATTTCAGCAGACGATTTCCGACATGCCGCTGATCAGAACCCCGATGCTGACGTGGAAATACGACGGACAGATATTGGTTACGACGATGTGATAGATTACTGGGAAGAACACGATGTTTTTGAGAACGAAAGTGGGGGGTCACTTTACTAACTGGGCACGGATTGAGACAATGCAGTCGCAAACTGATGTGCTGATGCAACTTCTGAGCGTTATCGCGCTTGCCTTACCAGCCTTGATGATTCTTTCTGACTCATTAGGCCTGACCGATTCAGATGATATCAGTAGTGACGTTGAGTTAGTGCTGAGCCGTCACTCTTTGTTCAGCTTTTTTTTATTGGTAATTGTACTTTTTGGAGTTTCCCTTTATTTACTTTTTTCAAATATCGCTTTTGATATATGCCAATCTTCCACCTGTAATAGCATAGTATATTCAATTATACTGGTATCCTTTATTGCTTCTTTTGTGCCGCTTCTCTATGGCGTGGGAAAATTTCTGTCCTCTAAGGAGTATTTTATCTGGCAGTGAGTCCGCAATACTTACTGCCACTCTGATGGTACAGTTTCAGATAGGAGATGTTGCTTAACGCTATCCCGTAGGGACCGCCGGTTCGAATCCGGTCCCGCGCAGTCTTGCTACAAACGCGGACGACAGGTTCTGGTCTGATTCTCACACCGCAGGAATTGCAACTGCCGCTTATGAGGAGTGTCCACTTCGTTCCAAATGAGGGACTGACGATGTCGGTGTATGACCCACTCCGTGACTCGTCTGTTCGCCCCGCAGAATCGACTCGCGTCGACTATGCGGTCGACGATGCGGACAATCCGACGGAGCTTACCGTCTTCAGCGATCAGGACGACGAGCTCCCGACGCACTGGATTTCGGTCGACATCGAGCACGCTGTCGCGCTCGACGAGATGCGGTGAGCGAGGCGTGAACTCGCTCAGGACGCGTCTATTGGTTTCTTGAGAACGGACTGGACAGCCAACGCTCTGGAAGCGTTGTGTCCGAAGTAAGTTTGCGTGGGTGCAGTCCCAAGGGAATGCACCTGCACTCTGAGAGTGCGTGGGACCGGATTCGAACCGGCGGACCCCTACGGGACAGCGCCCTCAACGCTGCGCCGTTGGCCTGGCTTGGCTACCCACGCGCGCTCTTGCTTAGTGCATTCAATCGTTCCCGGTGGGATAATAAAAGCGCTTTCGTTTGGACCCGCCCCGGGAGGGTGTGACACTCGGTCGAACCGGACGTTTGAAATATCACGAAACCGCTACGGGGGGCATGGCCAAATACTCGACCGGCAGTGGTGGCGACAGCGCCGGCGGGAGCTGTGAGCTCTGCGGTAGCGACGGCGGCGACCTCCAGACCGCAAACGTCGCTGGTGCGACCCTCCAGGTGTGTGACAGCTGTGCGCGTGACCACGGGGAAAACGAGCGAACGACGGGCAGTGACAGCTCGCGCGACGAGCAGAACCGGAAACGCAAAGCCGCACAGAACGCGGCGAAGCTACAGGACGCACAGCAAGCCGACACCTCTCACTGGGAGGACGGCGCTGATTACGACGACGACCAGCTTCCGTACCTAGTCAGCAAGTACGGCGAGCGCGTGACGGAGGCGCGCCAAGACGAGGGACTACAGACGAGTGAGCTGGCCGAGGAACTCGATCTGGACGAAGCGGATATCCTCGCTGTCGAACAGGGGCGCGCGACGCAGGCGAACGTCGGCGGGTCGACGATCAAGGCGCTCGAACAGTATCTCGACATCGACCTCGTCGAGTCCAGCTGACCCCCTGATATTTTGCCGGCTCCGGCGTAACGGTCGGTATGGATCTCTCCGCTGAGCAGCGAGCCATCCGCGACACCGTTCGAGAGTTCGCCGTCGAGGACATCCGGCCGAAAGCTGCTGATGCCGACCGTGAGCAGTCCTTTCCCGAAGAGTGCTGGGACGGGCTCGCAGATATCGACATCACTGGGTTGACGACACCAGCCGAATACGGCGGCTTCGACGCCGACAAGCCGACGTACGCGCTGGTCAACGAGGAACTCGCGTACGGGTCGCTCGCTGTCGCGACGGCGCTGTCGGTCCACTGCCTCGCGACCTCGTGTATCGCACAGTTCGGCTCCAAAGCAGTGCAAGACGACTGGCTCCCGGAGATGGTCGACGGCCGCCCGGTCGGCGCGTTCGCGCTCTCGGAGCCACAGGCCGGGTCGAACCCGCGGGAGATGTCGACCACCGCCCGACGGGACGGTGACGAGTACGTCATCAACGGCGAGAAGCAGTGGATCACCAACGGCAAGCGGTCGGGCGTCGTCATCGTCTTCGCGAAGACCGACCCGGACGATCCGGATTCGATAACGCAGTTTTTGGTACCGAAAGACACCGACGGGCTCACTGTCGGCGAGAAAGAGGACAAGCTCGGGCTTCGCGCGAGCGACACGACGCCGCTCCAGTTCGACAATGTCCGTGTTCCCGAGCGGTACCAGTTGACCGAGGAAGGCAAAGGGCTGGCCGCAGCGCTGTCGATTCTGACGACCGGTCGGGTCGCTATCGCCGCTCAGGCGGTCGGCCTCGCACAATCCGCGCTCGACGAGGCCCTCGACTACGCACAGGAGCGCGAGCAGTTCGACCAGCCGATCAGTGATTTCCAGGCGATTCAGCACAAACTTGCGGACATGGCGACGAATGTGCAGGCAGCGCGGTTACTGACGTGGAATGCCGCACAGCAACTGGAACGCGGCGAGCAGCCGAGAGCGGCAGCGAGCATGGCGAAGTACTTTGCGAGCGAGACGGCTGTCGACGTGGCGAACGAGGCGATCCAGATCCACGGCGGCTACGGGTACACGACTGACTATCCCGTCGAGCGCTTCTACCGCGACGCGAAGGTGACGACCATCTATGAGGGGACGAGTGAAATCCAGCAGAACATTATCGCGCAGGACTTGCTGGAGTAGGTCGGAGGGGAAGCGGTTTTGCAGGCGTCGGCCCTAGCAGTGGGTGTGACACACGACGCCGTCATCTACGACCTTGACGGGACGCTCGTCAGGCTTGCTGTCGACTGGGGGACGGTGACCAGCGACGTTGCGACGGTCCTGCGCGACCGAAACGTCGACCCTGGGAACCGCGACCTCTGGGAGCTGCTGACGCTGTCCTCGGAGACTGGCCACCGTGACGCCGTCGAGGCGACGATCACCGATCACGAGCGGACCGGTGCGCACGAGTCGGAGCGACTGACGCTCGCGGACGGCCTCCCACACAGCGTCCCAGTCGGCGTGTGCTCGCTCAACGCCGAGGAGGCGTGTCGAGCGGCGCTGGATGTGCATGACCTCGACAGTCACGTTGGCCCGGTCGTCGGCCGTGACACCGTCGCGTCATCGAAACCGGACCCGGAGGGACTACTGGCGATTGCCGAAGAAATCGGGGTCGATCCCGGTGCAGCCATATTTGTCGGCGATTCAGAGAGCGACGCGACGGCCGCCCGGCGGGCCGGAATGGCCTTTGAGTGGGCGAGCGAGTTCGATCAGGCCCGGTACCGCGCGTAGAGATAGACGCAGATGGCTGTCAGGAACCAGATGAGCGCGCCGACGCGGACCGCGAACAGCGCCCGCGCGGTCCATGTCTGAAGCGTGACCGCGGTCGACGCGAGGACGACGAGCGGCGAGCCGACGAGAATCGTCGTCACGAACGTGACCTGCATTACCCACCCGAAATCTACGCCGTCCGGGTCCGTCTGCTCGACTGTTGGCACGTCCGATGGTACAGCTAGGTGCGGCAAGCGCCTTGCGATTTCCTGACCGAGTCGCGCAACCCGAACAGGTAAGGCGCAGGCGCGCCCCCGCTCGGATATGCCAACTGTCCGGGATCTGCAGGCGATGGCTGGTGAGGAGCCGATCACGATGCTGACAGCGTACGACGCCGTGACCGCGAGCATCGTAGATGACACCGGTGTGGACATCATTCTCGTCGGCGACAGTATGGGGAACGCCGTTCTCGGCCATGACGACACACTCCCGGTCACGCTCGATGAGATGGCATCGCGGGTCGGCGCGGTCGCACGCGGCGCGGACGACGCGCTGGTCGTCGCCGACATGCCGTTTCTCTCCTTCGGCGCGGACGAGAGCGAGAGCATCCAGAACTGCGGACGAATGCTGAAAGAGGAGGGCGCGAACGCGGTCAAACTCGAATCCGGACCGCACACGGTCGAACTGACCGAGCGGCTGACGGAGCTGGGCATCCCGACGATGGCCCACCTCGGGCTTACGCCACAGAGCGTGAACCAGACCGGCTATACGAGACAGGCGACGGACCGCGAGGAGGCCGAAGAAATCATCGACCTCGCACGGGAACACGAGGCGGCCGGTGCGTTCGCGCTGGTGCTCGAACACATCCCGGCGAACCTCGCCGCTCAAATCACCGAGACCGTCGACATCCCGACTATCGGTATCGGAGCCGGCGGCGACTGCGACGGCCAAGTGCTCGTGTTCACCGACGTGGTCGGTCTCTCGGAGCGGAGTCCACCCTTCGCCGAGCAGTTCGGTGACGTTCGCGGTGAGGTGGCCGACGCTGTCGACGAGTATATCAACGCCGTCGAGTCCGGCGAGTTCCCGGCTGAGTCACACAGCCACACCGAAGACGAACTTGAGGACCTGTACTGAGCGGCCACACCGGTTGGCCGACCTATCCGGCCGCTGCAGTTCGATTTTCGACCCAGGCGTCGTACGCGGACTGGTTCTTGACGACGACGGTGGCGTCCATCTTACTGTGGCCGGCCCCGCACATCTCGGCGCAGTACAGCCGGTACTCGCCGGGTTCGGTCGCGCGGGTTCGGGCTGTCATCGTCCGGCCGGGGAAGATGTCCTGTTTGACGCCCAGTTGCGGGATGTAGATCGCGTGAATCACGTCCGTCGTTTGCAGCCTGAACGTGACGTTCTCGTCGGCCGGGATGACGAGCCGTTCCTCAGTCGTGACGTTCGTATCGGCATATGAGAACTCCCACCCCCACTGGTAGGCAAGGACATCTATCTCCGTATCGTCCGCGAAGGCGTCGCCGTCGGTGGATGCCTCGGCTGCTGCGGGCGTGATGTAGGGATTGGCCATCACCACAAACGCCGAGACGCCGACGAAGACGAGTATTGCCCCTGTCGCGGCCGTCCAGGTCACCTCTAGCGCCGGGTCGTCGACCGTCGGCTTCGGGTCGTCGTTGTTCCGGAACCGGTAGATCACGTACACGAGTGTGAGTTCCACGAACAACGTCAGCGGCAGGGCGACGTACAGGAGCTGTTCGTTGAGGTCGTCGATAGCTGCCCTGTTGACCGACTGCGCTGCGGCCGGAGCAGCAAATAGCGAGAGCCCGACCACGACAAGGCTCGCCTGAATCACGCGTCGTCGAAGACGCATTGTCACACCGTACCAACCCCCATGTCAAATAACTTGCCCAAGACCGGAACATCGAAGCGGTGACCGCCACCGGACCCGAGCCTCCTGCGTAGTTTTATGAGCGTGGCCGTGTCAGAAATTGGTAACGTATAGCATGGCGACACGAGCAATCGTTCTGGGACGGCACGTTACACACAGATGCTAAACAGGGCCATCGTCGAAGGGACCGCGCTGACTGTGCTGGCGCTGTCAGTGCTTTGTCTGTGGCTCCGGGAGCGGCAGAAAGCACGACCGGAGAGCGACGGCGGCTACACGACCCGAGAGGAGATCGGATTCGAAATCGGTCGACTCCAGTCTGAACTGTCCCGCTGGCTGACGACGACGGACCACCGGGACATCGGTCTGCTCTACATCGCTTTCGGCACTGCCGCCGGTCTGTGGGGCGGTGTCGACGCGATGATGCTCCGGACGGAACTGCTGACGCCGCCGGCGGACATCTGGACGCCGGAAACGTACAACGCGCTGTTTACAACGCACGGGCTGACGATGCTGATATTCTTCGTCCTGCCCGTGTTCTTCGGCATCGGGAACTACGTCCTGCCGCTGCTCATCGGGGCCGACGATATGGCGTTCCCGCGAGTCAACGCCATTGGGTTCTGGCTCCTGCCGCCGGCGCTGATTCTGGTCCGGATGGGACTCATGCTACAGGTGCTCGGTCAGGTACTGAATCTGGTCCTCCCGGCCGACGCCATCCGGTTTTTCCTCACGATGCGAGAGGTGAGCGTCGGCTGGACGCTGTACGCCCCGCTGTCGGTCCAGCAACCGAACCCACAGATTGACCTGCTACTGCTCGGGTTGCACCTGAGCGGCATCGCCACCACAGTCGGGGCCATCAATTTCATCACCACAATCGCCTACGAGCGCGGCGAGGGTGTCAGCTGGGCGAACCTCGACATCTTCTCGTGGAATATGCTCGTCACGAGCGGGATTGCGCTGTTCGCCTTCCCGCTGCTCGGGAGCGCGCTCGTGATGCTCCTGCTCGACCGGAACCTCGGAACGGCCTTCTTCGCCACGGAGGGCGGCGGTGCCATCCTCTGGCAACACCTGTTCTGGTTCTGGGGCCATCCGGAAGTGTACATCCTCTTCCTTCCGGCAACGGGGCTGATGAGCCTCATTCTGCCGAAGTTCGTCGGCCGCAAACTGTTCGGCTACCAGTACATCGTCTACTCGACACTGGGACTGGGCGTCCTCTCCTTTGGGGTCTGGGCACACCACATGTTCACGACGAGCGCAGACCCGCGGGTCAAACTCTCCTTCATGGCTGTCTCCATCGCCATCGCCGTCCCGAGCGCGATCAAGGTGTTCAACTGGATCACGACGATGTGGGAGGGAGACATCCGGCTGACTGCGCCGTTCATCCTCTGTGCCGGCGGCATCGGGACGTTCATCATCGGCGGCGTCACCGGCGTGTTCCTCGCCGTCATCCCAGTTGACATCCTCTATCACGGGACGTACTACGTCGTCGGGCACTTCCATCTCATCGTCGTCGGCATTATTCCGTTCCTGATGATCGCCGCGAGCTACTACTGGTATCCGCTTATCACTGGGCGGTGGTATGACACGCGGATGGCGAGGTTTCAGGCGCTGCTGATCGTCTTTGGCTCGTTCGTGACGTTCATGACGCTGCTGGTCATCGGCGGGCTGGGGCTCCCGCGCCGGCAGGCGATCTATCCGCCCGAGTACCAGTTCGCCCAGCAGATCGCGACCGTGGGCGGGTACGTCATCGGCCTGAGCGCCCTGCTGTGGCTGTACAACATGCTCGTCTCCTACTGGCGGGGGACGCCCGTGACGACGACGGACCCGTGGGGCCTGAAAGCGACGAACCAGTTCACCCGTGAGTGGCAGTGGTTCGAACAGCGTATGATGGACAAATACGACATGGAGCCGACTGAGCCGGAGACGACGCGGCGCTCCTACGCCCCTGAAGCCGAACCGGCCGGGCTGGCCGGCGGCGTCGGCACGGTCGCCCAGACGGTCTCTCGGAACGCCTGGATGGCCGCAGCCGGCGGCTTCGTCGGCACGGTCCTGATGAGCGGCGGGCTCATCACGGCGATACTCATCGGCGTCCTCGACCCGGTTTCCTTCGGTGAAATCGCCGAACTGGTCGGCCTGCCCGCGAGTCCGGCCATCGGGGCTGGCCTGTTTCTCGTCGGCGGAACCGTCACATGGCCGCTCCTGTTCCTTGCCTTCTCTGACTACCTCCCCGGTCGCTTGCTGTTCGAAACCGGGCTGGTGTTCGCCACACTCATCTCCAGCGGGTTCGCAATCGCCTTCTACACCGGCCAGAGCGGGCTCGCGTTCGTCGGCTATCTCACGTTCGTGCTTGTTTCCCACTGGGCGTACGGCATCGGGCTGACCGTGACCTTCCAGTACCTCAAATCGGACGAGGTGCTACAGAGCCGGAGCGATGGGGGCGGCTGACAGATGAGCGACGGCGCTGACTCGTTCGTGTTCCAGTATCTCGCGCCCTTCGTCGGCGTCCTGCTCATCGCGGTCGGCATCGCCGGAGCGGTGCCCGGCGGGTACGCACTCATCGAGCCAGATTTGGAGAACTGCGGAAACCCGACGATCGGCGTGGAAGGGCCGGAGGAGACCGCAGAGCGGTTCGGCGAGGATGAGCCGGGACCGCGGCTCCCACAGGTAGCCTTCGAAGACCTCTCTTCGGCCGAACAGACGGCGTTTCTGACGGCTGTAGACGACCCGGTCGGTGAGGAGCAGGTCGTCGGTAGCGTACCCAACGCCGACGCCTTCCGTCGCGGAGCCATCGTTACCTACGAGGGCGAACGGTACTACGTGACTCTCGTCGCCGAGAACACCTGTTTCGCGGCCGCGCCGCTCCAGTTCCCGCTTGGCGTGTTCGCCATTGCGCTGGGGTTCCTCGGCGTTCTAGCTCCGCCGCTGTACCGGCGGCTGGTACGGCTTGAACAGCGGGCCGGCCGGTCGGAGTAGCGGCCTCCGGCTTGGGCTCAGAGCGCAGCGCCGACGTACAGCACGACGACGAGGAACACCCACACGAGGTCGACGAAGTGCCAGTAGAGCGACGTGGTCCTGATAGCCGTGTCCCGCTCGGGCGTGTAATGGCCCCGGAGCGCGCGACCGAACGCGATACCGAGCAGCAGGACGCCGAGCGCGACGTGCAGGCCGTGGAGGCCGGTCAGGCCGTAGAACGCGCTCCCGAACGCCCCCGAGCCGATGCCGAATCCCTCCACGGAAACGAACTCGTAGTACTCGTACACCTGTCCGGCGAGGAAGACGACGCCGAGCGCGAGCGTCACTCCGAGCAGGCCGAGGAACCGTTCCCGGTTTCCGTCTTCGAGCGCCTCGTGCCCGTAGTGGAGCGTCACACTGCTAGTGAGGAGGAGCGCCGTGTTGATGACCACCAGCGAGCCAAGCAGCGGCGGGAGGTGAGCCGGCGGCCACGACCCGGCCCGGATGACGGCGTAGTAGACGAAACCGGCGGCGAACGTCGCTACGTCGGAGACGAGAAACAGAATCATCGTCGTGGTGTACAGTTCTGCCGCCTTCCCCTCTCCCCGTTGCAGGTACTCCGCGATGAACGCCTCGTTGGCCCACCCGGCGAGTCCGGTCAGCAGACCAATCGCACCAGCACCGCCAAGGACAGTCGGGACCACAGACGGAACCAGATCAAGTCCGACAAACACCAATCCAACGCCCAGATACAGCGACGCGGCACCGAGTGCAGCGACGAGCGGCCACCGGCTCCGGTGTTCGTGGCCGTCCTCGGCGGGGTGTTCGGTTCCCGTCTCCGTCGAACCAGCCATGTGATCCTGTAGCACTGGGGCTGGTAAAACGGTACCCCCGCGACTGACACATCCATCGCCGGACTCACCCGAATCTTTATCAGACCGTCAACCGACACCGAGAGTGTGGTTTACGAGACGGGCAACCAAACGGTAGACGACGCCGTCGCCCGCGTGCTGGACGGCGAGCGCCTCGACCGACGGGACGGGCTGGCTCTCATCGCACAGCCGGTCGACGACCTGGCGGCCGGGGCCGACTACGTGCGCACGCAACTGGGCGACGACACGGTCGACGCGTGTTCAATCGTAAACGCCAAAGCCGGCAACTGCGCGGAGGACTGTGGCTTCTGTGCCCAGTCGGTCCACTTCGACACCGGCATCGACAACTACGGCTTTCTCGGTCCGGAGAAGATACTCGAAGCCGCAAAGCGTGCCGAGCGTGACGGCGCACAGCGGTTCGGTATCGTCGTCGCCGAGAAAGGCGTCTCGAAGGAGAACCGCCCTGAAGAGTGGGCGGAGGTCCTCGAAGCCATCCGCCTCGTCCGGGACGAGACGGACGTGGAAGTCGACGCCAGCCTCGGCATCCTCACGGAGGAGGAGGCCGCGATTCTGGCCGACGAGGGGCTGAACCACTACAATCACAACATCGAGACCTCGCCGCGGTACTTCCCGGAGGTCGTCCAGACCCACACCTTCGAGAAGCGGGTCGAGACGCTTCGAGTCGCCAAGGACGCTGGCATGGACCTCTGTGCCGGCGTGATTCTCGGTATGGGCGAGTCCCCGACGGACCGGGTCGACGCGGCGATGGCCCTGCAGGATATCGGCATCTCCTCGCTCCCGGTGAACATCCTGAACCCGGTCGCTGGGACCCCCATGGCTGAACAGGGGCTGCCCGACATCACGACCGAGGAGGTCGTCAAGACCATCGCGGTGTATCGCCTGCTCCATCCCGAGTCCCGCGTGCGCCTGACCGGCGGGCGCGAGGTCAATCTCGATACAGACGGACAGGTGGCCGCACTGGAGGCCGGCGCGGACGGCATCCTCACCGGAGATTATCTCACCACCGAGGGACAGACGGCAGCCGACGACCTCGAAATCATGGAGGAGGCGGGGCTCGAACCGAACACCGAAGCCAACGAGTTCGACCCCGAGGCGGTCAAAGAACGCGCGACCGACGAGACAGACACCGAGACGGCAGCAGGGACAGCACAGACCAAATCAGAGCTCAAATC from Haloarcula rubripromontorii harbors:
- a CDS encoding winged helix-turn-helix domain-containing protein — encoded protein: MSADDNDHDDLEDTDDVRDRIEQEADRAVEQFDEGIVDLLAWVLDTETRARIYVHLRQQPESTSEEIAEGTGLYPSTVREALAALTEEEVVTRQKRESDGAGNNPYEYSAISPSDLVNTIVGDIQSELNTVFNLDDHIGGETTLEPDDEPVTISVEDANDDDTSEESGSEEDGSENENDDADV
- a CDS encoding phosphopantetheine adenylyltransferase, whose protein sequence is MNVALGGTFDPIHDGHRALFERAFELGDVTVGLTSDDLAPKTRHDQRHVRPFSERQSALADELATLAAEKGREWEVRELTEPTGIATEPQFDTLVVSPETETGGRRINEIREERGHDPLEIEVVPHVRAEDGDIISSTRIVKGEIDEHGNLTPNRTGRQNLP
- a CDS encoding cyclin: MYRASNRIEHKEWLSDIEAASDRLDLGTAARSHAVDLFLSTVPEEDRSKQATMAASVYVGALVAGEERSQSAVAEATGVSRLTIQQRWKDLLETAGLEAPGW
- a CDS encoding DUF7511 domain-containing protein; the protein is MRSVHFVPNEGLTMSVYDPLRDSSVRPAESTRVDYAVDDADNPTELTVFSDQDDELPTHWISVDIEHAVALDEMR
- a CDS encoding helix-turn-helix domain-containing protein, yielding MAKYSTGSGGDSAGGSCELCGSDGGDLQTANVAGATLQVCDSCARDHGENERTTGSDSSRDEQNRKRKAAQNAAKLQDAQQADTSHWEDGADYDDDQLPYLVSKYGERVTEARQDEGLQTSELAEELDLDEADILAVEQGRATQANVGGSTIKALEQYLDIDLVESS
- a CDS encoding acyl-CoA dehydrogenase family protein, whose amino-acid sequence is MDLSAEQRAIRDTVREFAVEDIRPKAADADREQSFPEECWDGLADIDITGLTTPAEYGGFDADKPTYALVNEELAYGSLAVATALSVHCLATSCIAQFGSKAVQDDWLPEMVDGRPVGAFALSEPQAGSNPREMSTTARRDGDEYVINGEKQWITNGKRSGVVIVFAKTDPDDPDSITQFLVPKDTDGLTVGEKEDKLGLRASDTTPLQFDNVRVPERYQLTEEGKGLAAALSILTTGRVAIAAQAVGLAQSALDEALDYAQEREQFDQPISDFQAIQHKLADMATNVQAARLLTWNAAQQLERGEQPRAAASMAKYFASETAVDVANEAIQIHGGYGYTTDYPVERFYRDAKVTTIYEGTSEIQQNIIAQDLLE
- a CDS encoding HAD family hydrolase, translated to MTHDAVIYDLDGTLVRLAVDWGTVTSDVATVLRDRNVDPGNRDLWELLTLSSETGHRDAVEATITDHERTGAHESERLTLADGLPHSVPVGVCSLNAEEACRAALDVHDLDSHVGPVVGRDTVASSKPDPEGLLAIAEEIGVDPGAAIFVGDSESDATAARRAGMAFEWASEFDQARYRA
- a CDS encoding DUF5822 domain-containing protein, with the translated sequence MPTVEQTDPDGVDFGWVMQVTFVTTILVGSPLVVLASTAVTLQTWTARALFAVRVGALIWFLTAICVYLYARYRA
- the panB gene encoding 3-methyl-2-oxobutanoate hydroxymethyltransferase, with amino-acid sequence MPTVRDLQAMAGEEPITMLTAYDAVTASIVDDTGVDIILVGDSMGNAVLGHDDTLPVTLDEMASRVGAVARGADDALVVADMPFLSFGADESESIQNCGRMLKEEGANAVKLESGPHTVELTERLTELGIPTMAHLGLTPQSVNQTGYTRQATDREEAEEIIDLAREHEAAGAFALVLEHIPANLAAQITETVDIPTIGIGAGGDCDGQVLVFTDVVGLSERSPPFAEQFGDVRGEVADAVDEYINAVESGEFPAESHSHTEDELEDLY
- the coxB gene encoding cytochrome c oxidase subunit II; this encodes MRLRRRVIQASLVVVGLSLFAAPAAAQSVNRAAIDDLNEQLLYVALPLTLFVELTLVYVIYRFRNNDDPKPTVDDPALEVTWTAATGAILVFVGVSAFVVMANPYITPAAAEASTDGDAFADDTEIDVLAYQWGWEFSYADTNVTTEERLVIPADENVTFRLQTTDVIHAIYIPQLGVKQDIFPGRTMTARTRATEPGEYRLYCAEMCGAGHSKMDATVVVKNQSAYDAWVENRTAAAG